A window of the Lolium perenne isolate Kyuss_39 chromosome 7, Kyuss_2.0, whole genome shotgun sequence genome harbors these coding sequences:
- the LOC127316047 gene encoding 3'-5' exonuclease-like, with the protein MEKMNFKITYTLHAKRVERWIRAVKRDFLDAAEIKVVGLDYEFTDPRKGNQRTAVLQLSVAQHTLVFHIVHADEVTQLLNDFLADKNIRFCGAAIHNAVDMLQTYGISITSTINLQQILQNPVPRKQTPSLYDLANHYIGTGLEQKKKFNYKKNKPPKTAKELEEEALIFGWGDFPLSHKQLQYAALDARLSFELGRRHFQALGYNSHMDCLELNIYE; encoded by the exons ATGGAGAAGATGAATTTCAAGATCACGTACACCCTCCATGCGAAGAGGGTGGAGAGGTGGATCCGCGCCGTCAAGAGGGATTTCCTTGACGCCGCGGAAATCAAG GTCGTGGGCTTGGACTACGAGTTCACCGACCCTCGCAAGGGTAACCAACGCACCGCCGTCCTGCAACTCTCCGTCGCACAACACACTCTGGTCTTCCATATTGTGCATGCCGATGAAGTGACACAACTGCTCAACGATTTCCTTGCGGACAAGAACATCAGATTCTGTGGCGCGGCAATCCACAATGCTGTGGATATGTTGCAGACATACGGAATTAGTATTACGTCTACGATCAACCTCCAGCAGATCCTCCAGAACCCTGTCCCAAGAAAGCAGACTCCGAGTTTGTATGATTTGGCAAATCATTATATTGGGACGGGTCTCGAGCAGAAGAAGAAATTTAATTATAAGAAGAACAAGCCGCCGAAGACTGCTAAGGAATTAGAAGAAGAGGCACTGATTTTTGGATGGGGCGATTTTCCCTTGAGCCATAAGCAACTGCAGTATGCCGCTCTCGACGCTCGCCTCAGCTTCGAGCTGGGTAGGAGGCATTTTCAGGCACTTGGCTACAATAGCCATATGGATTGCCTCGAACTTAATATTTATGAGTAG